Proteins from a genomic interval of Mesobacillus sp. S13:
- a CDS encoding UDP-N-acetylmuramoyl-L-alanyl-D-glutamate--2,6-diaminopimelate ligase — protein sequence MKLHELIGYLHPFVDYKGENPEITSIENDNRRVTPGSLFICIKGYTVDGHDFAGSAVKNGAAAVLAERELPVNVPVIVVKDTVRAMAVLADAFYGQPSQKLHMVGITGTNGKTTTSLIIEQIFKDAGQKTGLIGTMYTKIGEQIFEVKNTTPESLTLQKTFKRMVDEQVDTAVMEVSSHALVYGRVHGTDYNVAVFTNLTQDHLDYHKTMEEYRKAKGLLFSQLGNAFDHENPKYAVLNSDDPASEEYAMLTTAHILTYGIDNHADLQAINIAMTASGTSFDLVSPFGVKKVNIQLIGKFSIYNVLASIGAALVSGLPLDDIIASVESVKGVSGRFELVDAGQDFSVIVDYAHTPDSLENVLKTVQQFAQKRVFCVVGCGGDRDRTKRPLMAKIACEYSTDAIFTSDNPRSEDPAEIIKDMEDGVKGEVYSSIIDRKEAIQHAVKMAKAGDVILIAGKGHETYQQIGDRTFDFDDRIVAREAIEER from the coding sequence ATGAAATTACACGAATTGATTGGTTACTTGCACCCATTCGTGGATTACAAGGGAGAAAATCCCGAAATTACTTCAATTGAAAATGATAACCGCAGAGTGACTCCCGGGAGTTTATTCATTTGCATAAAAGGTTATACAGTTGATGGTCATGATTTCGCAGGATCAGCTGTGAAAAATGGAGCAGCAGCCGTTTTAGCTGAACGTGAACTGCCTGTGAATGTCCCTGTAATTGTTGTCAAGGATACGGTAAGGGCTATGGCAGTACTTGCTGATGCATTTTACGGTCAGCCTAGCCAGAAGCTCCATATGGTTGGAATTACAGGTACAAACGGAAAAACCACTACCAGCCTGATTATTGAACAGATTTTCAAGGATGCTGGACAAAAGACCGGACTGATTGGAACAATGTACACAAAGATCGGTGAGCAAATCTTTGAAGTGAAGAATACAACGCCCGAGAGCCTGACCCTTCAAAAAACGTTCAAGAGAATGGTTGATGAACAGGTTGATACAGCTGTGATGGAGGTATCATCACATGCGCTGGTATATGGCCGTGTCCATGGGACAGATTACAATGTTGCAGTTTTCACGAACCTGACGCAGGATCACTTGGATTACCACAAGACAATGGAAGAATACAGGAAAGCGAAAGGGCTTCTGTTTTCGCAGCTCGGAAATGCATTCGACCATGAAAACCCGAAATATGCCGTACTGAATTCAGATGATCCGGCGAGTGAGGAATACGCCATGTTGACAACTGCCCATATCTTAACTTACGGCATTGATAACCATGCTGATTTGCAGGCAATCAACATTGCGATGACAGCTAGCGGAACATCATTTGACTTGGTCAGTCCTTTTGGTGTAAAAAAGGTAAACATCCAGTTGATAGGCAAGTTCAGCATCTATAATGTACTTGCCAGCATAGGTGCAGCCCTTGTTTCTGGCTTGCCTTTAGATGATATCATCGCCTCTGTAGAAAGCGTTAAAGGTGTTTCTGGAAGGTTTGAATTAGTCGATGCAGGCCAGGATTTCTCTGTCATTGTTGACTATGCCCATACTCCGGATAGTCTTGAAAATGTCCTGAAGACAGTGCAGCAATTTGCACAGAAAAGGGTGTTTTGTGTAGTAGGCTGCGGCGGCGACCGCGATCGCACGAAACGTCCGCTCATGGCGAAAATCGCTTGCGAATATTCTACTGATGCTATCTTTACCTCAGATAACCCGAGAAGTGAGGATCCTGCAGAAATCATAAAGGATATGGAAGATGGGGTAAAAGGAGAAGTTTATTCTTCGATTATCGACAGGAAGGAAGCAATCCAGCATGCCGTGAAAATGGCGAAAGCAGGGGATGTCATCCTGATTGCTGGAAAGGGTCACGAAACTTACCAGCAAATTGGTGACAGGACCTTTGACTTTGATGACCGGATTGTGGCACGCGAGGCGATAGAGGAGAGGTAA
- the mraY gene encoding phospho-N-acetylmuramoyl-pentapeptide-transferase, whose amino-acid sequence MLEQVIFFTILMGFLITVLLSPVFIPFLRRLKFGQSIREEGPKSHQKKTGTPTMGGVMILISITITTLVMTGKFSQPSVETYLLLFVTLGFGLLGFMDDFIKVVMKRNLGLTSKQKLMGQIIISVIFYFIFKQSEFSTEISIPLTDISFDLGWGYALFIIFWMVGFSNAVNLTDGLDGLVSGTAAIAFGAFAVLAWSQSQYELSIFSVAVVGAVLGFLVFNAHPAKVFMGDTGSLALGGAIATVAILAKLEIILIIIGGIFVIETLSVILQVISFKATGKRIFRMSPLHHHYELIGWSEWRVVVTFWTVGLLFAILGIYIEVWI is encoded by the coding sequence ATGCTGGAGCAAGTTATCTTTTTCACAATATTAATGGGTTTCCTAATCACAGTTCTGCTTTCTCCAGTGTTTATTCCTTTTTTGAGAAGGCTTAAATTCGGTCAGAGCATCAGAGAAGAAGGGCCGAAATCGCATCAGAAAAAAACAGGCACACCAACAATGGGCGGAGTCATGATCTTGATTTCAATCACCATCACGACACTTGTGATGACAGGAAAGTTCTCACAGCCATCAGTGGAAACATATCTATTGTTATTTGTTACTTTGGGATTTGGCTTGCTTGGCTTTATGGATGACTTCATCAAGGTTGTCATGAAGCGGAACCTTGGCTTGACCTCAAAACAAAAGCTTATGGGCCAGATTATTATTTCCGTCATCTTTTATTTCATATTCAAGCAGAGTGAATTCTCAACAGAAATCAGCATTCCTTTAACGGATATCTCTTTTGATCTAGGGTGGGGTTATGCCCTTTTCATTATTTTCTGGATGGTCGGGTTTTCAAATGCTGTTAACCTGACGGACGGGCTTGACGGGCTGGTTTCCGGTACGGCTGCCATTGCGTTTGGTGCATTTGCTGTTCTTGCCTGGAGCCAATCTCAATATGAATTATCGATTTTTTCAGTCGCAGTCGTAGGGGCTGTATTAGGATTCCTTGTGTTTAATGCCCATCCAGCGAAAGTGTTCATGGGAGACACAGGTTCTCTTGCTCTTGGAGGTGCGATCGCAACAGTCGCTATCCTTGCGAAGCTTGAAATCATCCTGATTATCATAGGCGGTATTTTCGTGATTGAAACATTATCCGTGATCCTGCAGGTCATTTCATTTAAAGCAACCGGCAAAAGAATTTTCAGGATGAGCCCTCTTCACCATCACTATGAGTTGATTGGCTGGTCAGAATGGCGAGTTGTCGTCACATTCTGGACTGTCGGCTTGCTATTTGCGATCCTAGGAATTTATATTGAGGTGTGGATCTAA
- the murD gene encoding UDP-N-acetylmuramoyl-L-alanine--D-glutamate ligase: MKNIKTYQHKKILVLGLAKSGVSAAALLHKLGAFVTVNDSKPLDENPEAQGLLEQGIKVVCGSHPIELMDEGFELVVKNPGIPYFNPMIEKAIEKEIPIITEVELAYQISEAPLVGITGTNGKTTTTTLIFDMLEAGDKHPLIAGNIGTVASGVAQEATSENTIVIELSSFQLMGIDQFKPRIAIITNLYDAHLDYHGTRKEYIGAKALITKNQTEEDFLIVNADQEEVMEIARNSRAQIVPFSTNKVLETGAYVMDGWVCFNGEKIIEAKDIVLPGKHNLENILSAVAATLLSGADKGAIHKVLTTFAGVRHRLQYVDTIDERKFYNDSKATNILATENALAAFEAPIVLLAGGLDRGNAFDELIPALKNVKTLITFGETAEKVGQAGRDAGIKTILRADNVEKAVPVAFEHSEPGDVILLSPACASWDQYKTFEVRGDMFIEAVHKLK, translated from the coding sequence ATGAAAAATATCAAAACATATCAACATAAAAAAATACTTGTACTTGGCCTTGCCAAGAGTGGAGTCAGCGCAGCGGCTCTACTACATAAATTGGGGGCATTCGTGACGGTCAATGACAGCAAGCCTCTCGATGAAAACCCAGAAGCACAAGGATTGCTTGAGCAGGGAATCAAGGTTGTTTGTGGAAGCCACCCAATCGAATTGATGGACGAAGGTTTTGAACTGGTCGTTAAGAATCCGGGGATTCCGTACTTTAATCCTATGATTGAAAAAGCGATAGAAAAGGAAATCCCGATTATTACTGAGGTGGAATTGGCTTACCAGATTTCTGAAGCACCACTTGTCGGAATAACAGGCACTAACGGAAAGACGACCACGACCACTCTCATTTTCGATATGCTCGAGGCAGGGGATAAGCATCCATTGATTGCAGGAAATATCGGTACGGTTGCATCAGGTGTAGCACAGGAAGCAACATCAGAAAACACCATCGTGATTGAACTGTCTTCCTTTCAATTGATGGGGATCGACCAGTTTAAACCTCGGATTGCCATCATTACAAACCTGTATGATGCACACCTTGATTATCATGGGACGAGGAAAGAGTATATTGGAGCTAAGGCCCTTATCACAAAGAACCAGACAGAGGAAGACTTCCTGATTGTCAATGCGGATCAGGAAGAAGTCATGGAAATTGCCCGGAATTCTAGAGCGCAGATTGTTCCTTTTTCAACGAATAAGGTGCTGGAGACCGGTGCTTATGTAATGGATGGCTGGGTTTGCTTTAACGGGGAGAAAATTATTGAAGCGAAGGACATCGTTTTGCCAGGTAAACATAATTTGGAGAATATTTTATCAGCTGTAGCTGCTACACTTCTTTCAGGTGCGGACAAAGGTGCTATCCATAAGGTGCTCACCACCTTTGCTGGTGTCCGTCATAGGCTCCAGTATGTCGATACAATCGATGAGCGAAAATTTTATAATGATTCAAAGGCAACCAATATTTTAGCGACTGAGAATGCGCTTGCGGCTTTCGAAGCTCCAATAGTTTTGCTGGCCGGCGGCCTTGACAGAGGCAATGCATTTGATGAGCTCATTCCAGCTTTGAAAAATGTGAAGACACTGATTACGTTTGGTGAAACAGCTGAAAAAGTTGGACAGGCTGGACGGGATGCAGGAATAAAAACGATTTTAAGGGCCGATAATGTGGAAAAGGCCGTGCCCGTTGCATTTGAACATTCAGAACCGGGTGATGTCATCCTGCTGTCTCCTGCTTGCGCAAGCTGGGATCAGTACAAAACTTTTGAGGTCAGAGGAGACATGTTTATCGAGGCAGTGCATAAGCTTAAGTAA
- the spoVE gene encoding stage V sporulation protein E, giving the protein MPTKKTTPDIFLLIVTFTLLAVGLIMVYSASAVWADYKFNDSFFFAKRQMLFAGVGIIAMFFIMNIDYWTWRTWAKVILIICFVLLILVLIPGIGNVRNGSRSWIGVGAFSVQPSEFMKIAMIAFLAKFLSENQKAITSFKQGLFPSLGLVFLAFGLIMLQPDLGTGTVMVGTSVVMIFISGARISHFVGLGLLGVAGFVGLIISAPYRMKRITSFLDPWQDPLGSGFQMIQSLYAIGPGGLFGLGLGQSRQKFFYLPEPQTDFIFAILAEELGFIGGSLILLLFSLLLWRGIRIALGAPDLFGTFLATGIIAMIAIQVMINIGVVTGLMPVTGITLPFLSYGGSSLTLMLMAVGVLLNISRHSRY; this is encoded by the coding sequence TTGCCAACGAAAAAAACGACTCCAGACATATTCCTGTTGATAGTAACTTTTACGCTTTTGGCAGTGGGTTTGATTATGGTCTACAGTGCCAGTGCTGTCTGGGCGGACTATAAGTTTAATGATTCTTTCTTCTTTGCCAAACGGCAAATGCTGTTTGCTGGCGTTGGGATCATCGCTATGTTCTTTATCATGAATATAGATTACTGGACATGGAGGACTTGGGCAAAGGTCATATTGATTATTTGTTTTGTCCTTCTGATCCTTGTGTTGATTCCTGGAATTGGCAATGTGCGGAATGGGTCGAGGAGCTGGATTGGAGTCGGAGCCTTCTCTGTACAGCCATCAGAGTTCATGAAAATCGCGATGATTGCCTTCCTGGCGAAGTTTTTATCGGAGAACCAGAAGGCGATCACATCATTCAAGCAAGGACTTTTTCCTTCATTAGGGCTTGTTTTTCTCGCGTTTGGATTGATCATGCTGCAGCCGGATTTAGGTACAGGAACAGTGATGGTGGGGACTTCCGTGGTCATGATTTTTATTTCAGGTGCCAGGATCAGTCATTTTGTCGGTCTTGGGCTGTTGGGGGTAGCGGGTTTTGTCGGACTGATCATTTCCGCTCCGTACCGGATGAAACGGATTACTTCGTTCCTGGACCCATGGCAGGACCCGCTCGGAAGCGGCTTCCAAATGATTCAATCGCTTTATGCGATCGGACCAGGTGGATTGTTCGGCCTGGGTCTTGGACAGAGCAGGCAAAAATTCTTTTACCTGCCTGAGCCGCAAACGGATTTTATCTTTGCGATTCTTGCTGAGGAACTAGGGTTCATTGGCGGTTCATTGATTCTTTTATTATTCTCGCTCCTGCTTTGGAGGGGGATAAGGATTGCCCTGGGAGCTCCCGATTTATTCGGAACCTTTCTTGCGACAGGAATTATCGCAATGATCGCCATCCAGGTGATGATTAACATCGGAGTTGTAACCGGTCTTATGCCTGTTACTGGAATCACTCTCCCGTTCCTCAGTTACGGCGGTTCATCCCTGACTTTGATGCTGATGGCTGTCGGAGTGCTGCTGAATATAAGTCGCCATTCTAGATATTAA
- the murG gene encoding undecaprenyldiphospho-muramoylpentapeptide beta-N-acetylglucosaminyltransferase: protein MKIAVSGGGTGGHIYPALALIREIQKRDENVEFLYIGTEKGLESKLVPREKIPFKSIHITGFKRKISFENVKTVLRFLKGVRDSKKMLKEFKPDVVIGTGGYVCGPVVYAAAKMGIPTIVHEQNSVPGLTNKFLSRYVDKIAICFEEARQFFPEQKVVLTGNPRASEVLGQDGVKGRLSAGLKLKIPTVLVFGGSRGARPINEAVVKSLAELSGKPYQVLYVTGDVHFEDVRKEVELVGNPDNVIIKPFIHNMPEVLSGVDLTVARAGATTLAELTSLGIPSILIPSPYVTDNHQEKNARALSENGAAKLLLEKDLTGPKLVESIDQILGRDEKLAEMKKAAKKLGIPDAAQRLYRLMEELANK, encoded by the coding sequence ATGAAGATTGCAGTTAGCGGCGGCGGCACAGGGGGACATATTTATCCTGCGCTGGCACTAATAAGAGAAATTCAAAAAAGAGATGAAAATGTCGAGTTTCTTTACATAGGGACAGAAAAAGGCCTTGAAAGCAAGCTTGTGCCGCGGGAGAAGATCCCTTTTAAATCCATACATATCACAGGGTTCAAACGAAAGATTTCATTTGAGAATGTAAAAACGGTCCTTAGATTCCTAAAAGGAGTCCGAGACAGCAAAAAAATGCTCAAGGAATTCAAACCAGATGTGGTCATTGGTACTGGTGGCTATGTTTGCGGGCCAGTGGTCTATGCAGCTGCGAAAATGGGCATACCAACAATTGTCCATGAACAAAACAGCGTTCCTGGTTTGACGAATAAGTTCCTGAGCCGTTATGTTGATAAGATTGCAATTTGCTTCGAGGAAGCAAGGCAATTTTTCCCTGAGCAAAAAGTGGTGTTGACTGGTAACCCCAGGGCCTCAGAGGTATTGGGGCAGGATGGAGTGAAAGGTAGATTGTCTGCAGGCCTGAAGCTGAAAATCCCAACTGTTCTCGTTTTTGGCGGAAGCAGGGGAGCAAGACCAATTAATGAAGCAGTCGTAAAAAGTCTGGCAGAATTAAGCGGCAAACCATACCAGGTTTTATATGTTACGGGAGATGTTCATTTTGAAGATGTCCGTAAGGAAGTTGAACTTGTCGGAAATCCGGACAATGTCATTATCAAACCATTTATTCACAATATGCCAGAGGTATTATCCGGGGTGGATTTAACCGTAGCTAGGGCAGGGGCGACTACACTGGCTGAACTGACTTCACTGGGTATTCCAAGCATATTGATTCCAAGCCCATATGTTACCGACAACCATCAAGAAAAAAACGCCCGGGCACTAAGTGAGAATGGAGCAGCTAAGCTGCTGCTCGAGAAAGATCTTACAGGGCCTAAACTGGTGGAAAGCATTGATCAGATTTTGGGTCGTGATGAGAAGTTGGCAGAAATGAAGAAGGCCGCAAAAAAATTGGGTATCCCTGACGCTGCACAGAGGCTGTATCGTCTGATGGAGGAATTGGCGAATAAGTAG
- the murB gene encoding UDP-N-acetylmuramate dehydrogenase: protein MKDLASKLREMSIGSVKENEPLANHTSMKIGGPADILVEPSSIDNLRKAVEVIKDSDVNWTVIGRGSNLLVSDKGIEGVVIKLGSGLDDLEIDGTRVTAGGGLSLVNFAITISRKGLSGLEFAGGIPGSIGGAVYMNAGAHGSDISQILEKAYVLFEDGSLEWLSNDEMEFSYRTSVLQKERPGIVVGAIFQLKEGNKDEIVAELQKNKDYRKETQPYNFPSCGSVFRNPLPNYAGNLIEKSGLKGHQIGGAQISELHANFIVNKGNAKAEDVLGLIQHVKDTVLDLHGVKMETEVEIIGRK, encoded by the coding sequence ATGAAGGATCTAGCTAGCAAACTTAGAGAAATGAGCATCGGTTCCGTTAAAGAAAATGAACCGCTCGCAAACCACACATCGATGAAAATAGGCGGACCTGCTGACATACTTGTTGAACCTTCATCAATAGACAATCTAAGAAAAGCGGTTGAGGTTATTAAGGATTCGGATGTTAACTGGACCGTAATCGGCAGAGGATCGAATCTGCTCGTTTCAGATAAAGGCATTGAAGGTGTTGTGATTAAACTGGGTTCCGGTCTGGATGATTTGGAGATTGACGGAACAAGAGTGACGGCTGGTGGAGGCCTTTCACTGGTCAACTTTGCCATCACCATCAGCCGCAAAGGGCTTTCAGGACTGGAATTCGCAGGCGGAATTCCAGGGTCGATCGGTGGTGCAGTTTACATGAACGCTGGAGCTCATGGGTCGGATATTTCACAAATCCTCGAAAAAGCCTATGTGCTTTTTGAAGATGGCTCTCTTGAATGGCTTTCAAATGATGAAATGGAATTTTCATATCGCACATCGGTACTCCAGAAAGAGAGACCTGGGATTGTCGTAGGAGCTATATTCCAGCTTAAAGAAGGCAATAAGGATGAAATTGTCGCGGAGCTTCAAAAGAACAAGGATTACCGAAAAGAAACCCAGCCATATAATTTTCCAAGCTGTGGCAGCGTATTCCGAAATCCCCTGCCAAATTATGCTGGTAATTTAATTGAGAAGTCTGGCTTAAAGGGCCATCAAATCGGCGGAGCGCAAATATCTGAGCTTCATGCCAACTTCATTGTGAACAAAGGAAATGCAAAGGCAGAGGATGTACTCGGTCTGATCCAGCATGTAAAAGATACAGTCCTTGATTTACATGGTGTGAAAATGGAGACAGAGGTAGAAATTATCGGTCGGAAATAG
- a CDS encoding cell division protein FtsQ/DivIB, with translation MDKRKIVSIEDRIPKLKHQRRKKANRRLIMLLAMFFVLIAGVIYFQSPLSKVKDITVSGNESYSYEYIVEKSGLSFDSNVWKINKAEIKEKLESIQEIKEANVKIKLPNTVNIELKEYSRLAYISKGKNFYPVLENGNILGEKQMDEIPVNAPILIGFKEGKVLDEMLASLEELPDVVMNSISEIHSQPIKTDQYLIKLYMNDGFEVNATLRTFSDKMSHYPSIVSQLDPSKKGVIDLEVGSYFKAYEAEEAEEVEIEKESEQ, from the coding sequence ATGGACAAGAGGAAAATCGTCTCAATTGAAGACCGGATTCCAAAGTTAAAACATCAAAGGCGCAAGAAAGCCAATCGTAGGCTTATCATGCTTCTCGCTATGTTTTTCGTGTTAATAGCTGGTGTTATTTATTTTCAATCACCGCTTAGCAAGGTAAAGGACATTACTGTTTCGGGAAACGAATCCTATTCATATGAATATATCGTTGAAAAAAGCGGGCTCAGCTTTGACTCAAATGTGTGGAAAATCAACAAGGCTGAAATCAAGGAGAAACTCGAATCAATCCAGGAGATCAAGGAAGCTAATGTGAAAATCAAGCTGCCAAATACGGTTAACATCGAGCTTAAAGAGTATAGCAGATTAGCCTACATCTCAAAGGGGAAGAATTTTTATCCAGTCCTTGAAAATGGAAACATCCTTGGTGAGAAACAAATGGATGAAATCCCTGTCAACGCGCCCATCTTAATTGGGTTTAAGGAAGGGAAGGTCCTGGATGAGATGCTTGCTTCATTAGAGGAACTTCCTGATGTTGTCATGAATTCCATCTCTGAAATCCACTCACAGCCAATAAAAACGGACCAATATCTCATTAAGCTGTATATGAATGATGGTTTTGAAGTGAATGCTACGCTCAGGACTTTTTCTGATAAAATGTCACATTACCCATCAATTGTCAGCCAGCTTGACCCTTCTAAGAAGGGTGTAATCGACCTTGAGGTTGGATCTTATTTTAAAGCATATGAAGCAGAGGAAGCTGAGGAAGTTGAAATTGAAAAAGAAAGTGAACAGTAA
- a CDS encoding DUF881 domain-containing protein produces the protein MKQRKLRKLKLKKKVNSNRVILSIVFLVLGFMVAFSFRVTQDESDKSQGLTDRQWEKHLSLRNDLIQQEEKNRELQKELNAKQEKVREIEASLSKEAQVFFNMAEDAEKYRMYLGKVKVSGKGVKVTLADGEYDPDEKNINNYLVHEHHVFKVINELYISGAAAIAVNGQRISHNSYILCTGPVITVDGYQHPAPFEITAIGDPDVLSSALNITGGVKDQLVNDQIVFSLEQKEDIKIDPILGK, from the coding sequence ATGAAGCAGAGGAAGCTGAGGAAGTTGAAATTGAAAAAGAAAGTGAACAGTAACCGTGTCATTCTTTCGATTGTTTTCCTGGTGCTAGGCTTCATGGTCGCTTTTTCATTTCGTGTCACCCAAGATGAGAGCGACAAAAGTCAAGGGCTAACGGACAGGCAGTGGGAGAAGCACTTAAGTCTGAGGAACGATTTAATTCAACAGGAAGAAAAAAATCGTGAGCTTCAGAAAGAGTTGAATGCCAAGCAGGAAAAGGTAAGGGAAATTGAAGCCAGTCTTTCCAAAGAAGCGCAGGTTTTCTTTAACATGGCTGAGGACGCAGAAAAATACCGTATGTATCTTGGAAAGGTAAAGGTCAGCGGCAAAGGTGTAAAAGTAACTCTAGCTGATGGAGAGTACGATCCTGATGAAAAGAATATCAATAATTATCTTGTCCATGAGCATCATGTATTCAAGGTGATCAATGAACTGTACATTTCAGGAGCAGCAGCTATTGCTGTGAATGGTCAGCGCATCTCACACAATTCTTATATATTGTGTACAGGCCCTGTTATTACGGTTGATGGCTACCAGCATCCTGCCCCCTTTGAAATTACTGCTATTGGCGACCCCGATGTTCTTTCCTCCGCTCTTAATATTACCGGTGGGGTAAAAGATCAGCTTGTGAATGACCAAATCGTCTTTTCCTTGGAGCAAAAGGAAGACATCAAGATCGATCCAATCTTGGGCAAATGA
- a CDS encoding DUF881 domain-containing protein, with amino-acid sequence MGRPKNFSFSIIAAIIGLMVAIQFQTVKEPEVRDTRDTWQLREDLMKEKELQSKLLLEIRSNEEKLAKYETERQQSKEEVLRETLAELKEEAGLTEVKGPGITLSIEPAFSLIVEGDNPPAVSPDMLKRLLNELNIYGAKHVSVDGERVINTTVIRDINRVTKINGHSLNRFPIEVNVITENGDAAEKLYNRMKVSTVAEDFFIDNLEVKVNRPVGDLVVPGYQDTIRIRYMESAKTEKGGGNG; translated from the coding sequence TTGGGCCGACCTAAGAATTTCAGCTTCAGCATCATAGCTGCAATCATTGGTTTAATGGTCGCCATTCAGTTTCAAACCGTTAAGGAACCGGAAGTCAGGGATACCCGTGACACTTGGCAGCTTCGAGAAGATTTAATGAAGGAGAAGGAGTTACAGTCCAAGCTGCTTCTCGAAATCAGGTCGAATGAAGAAAAACTTGCTAAGTATGAAACTGAGAGGCAGCAAAGCAAGGAAGAAGTACTTCGTGAAACACTCGCTGAACTAAAGGAAGAAGCAGGACTTACAGAGGTCAAAGGCCCAGGGATCACACTCTCGATTGAACCTGCTTTCAGCCTTATTGTCGAAGGGGACAATCCTCCTGCCGTTTCACCGGACATGCTCAAAAGGCTGTTGAATGAATTGAATATTTACGGAGCCAAGCATGTATCAGTTGATGGCGAAAGGGTCATTAATACAACGGTCATCCGTGATATTAACAGGGTGACAAAAATCAATGGCCATTCCTTGAATCGTTTTCCGATAGAAGTTAATGTGATTACGGAAAATGGTGATGCAGCGGAAAAGCTATATAATCGAATGAAAGTGTCCACGGTTGCCGAGGACTTCTTCATTGATAACCTGGAAGTCAAGGTTAACAGGCCTGTTGGCGATTTGGTTGTACCTGGATACCAGGATACAATCAGGATCCGATACATGGAATCCGCTAAAACTGAAAAAGGGGGAGGCAACGGGTAA
- a CDS encoding small basic family protein: MWLPIMGLVIGVIIGLLTDIRIPEEYSNYLSIAILAALDTLFGGIRAQLQNIYDEKVFVSGFFFNIVLAASLAFLGVHLGVDLYLAAVFAFGVRLFQNIAVIRRIILTKWSTTSEK, translated from the coding sequence ATGTGGCTTCCAATCATGGGTTTGGTCATCGGTGTCATCATAGGGCTGTTGACCGACATCCGAATTCCGGAAGAGTATTCCAATTATTTATCTATCGCGATCCTTGCCGCCCTCGATACTTTGTTTGGCGGGATCCGCGCCCAGCTGCAAAATATTTATGATGAAAAAGTTTTCGTTTCTGGTTTCTTTTTTAATATAGTATTAGCAGCAAGTTTAGCTTTTCTAGGTGTCCATCTTGGTGTAGACTTGTACTTAGCAGCAGTTTTTGCCTTTGGGGTAAGGCTGTTCCAGAACATAGCCGTCATCAGGAGAATAATATTGACAAAATGGTCAACGACAAGTGAAAAGTAG